DNA sequence from the Methanothermobacter sp. genome:
TCTGCTATGAGATTCTATGCTGACAAAAATTCAGCGGGTCCATCATAACATCACAGGATCCATGTCATCCAGATTTATCTAGGTGGTCTTTAAGATTAGTATAGGAGCTGGAGGATTTAATATGGCAAATGAAATAAAACAGCTTGTGATAGGCATAAGTAGAGATGGAGAGATAATCGTAAAGAGTAACAGGGGGAGGATCTACCCGGTTAAGGTATCATCAGACCTCAGTTTCAGCTGTGAGGACCTCTTCAGGCACACCGATAGGGAACTCTACGCCACAATAAATACCGAGGTCCAGCCCTGGGAATGTGTGTCCATTGAATACGTGGAACCAGAGTAAAATCATCAGCTATTTATTTCATTCAGAGACATTGACTTAGCAGCCACTGACACACAACATACCACTTATAAAATGGGGAGTACAATAGCTGTACTGAGACCAGATACACAGTAATAGAATACAATACTTGAGTGGAGGATATCATGAGGGGAGAAATTCTCATAACCGCAGGAGTAATCCTTATAATCACAGGCATACTTTTAACATTCATTGGAGGAGCCCTCAGCGCCTCCCAGACAAGGGATAAGGGGGAGGTTAAGGCCGCGGGAGTTGTAATGATAGGGCCCGTGCCCATAATCTTTGGCAGCGACAGGAACATGGCCATCACAGGGGTTGTGCTCGCCCTGATCCTCATGGTGGTTGCATACATACTGTTCTACAGATAGGTGTGCTTCCATGAGGATCATAATGGTGGCCTGTGGAGAATACGGCGCCAGGGTGGTTAATACCGTCGCTGCCCATGGGCTGGCACCGGACATAGTGGCTGTATTTGATTATGATGACTATTCTGGTGAATTTCTGGATGATCCCTCATCACTTCTTCCCCCAGAAATCCCTGATGCAGATCTCACAGTAGCTGCGGGACTCTTCGGTGACCTTAACCTTGTAGCAGCTGAAATAGCCGTTGAATCGGGATCAAAGGCCCTCATAATTGAATCCCACGCGCCGGGTCAGCTTCCTGAAGGCCTTAAATCTGAAATTTCCAGGATGGTTGAATCAGTCGTCTTTCCATCACCCTTCTGTTCACTTGATACTACAGGAAATCCCTTTATTGACTCATTTGCCTCAGGATTCGGGAAGCCTGAGGTGGACATGGATGTGAAGGAGAGTGTCCTTGCAGTCAGGGTTAAAAGAAGCGCCCCCTGCGGTTCCACCTTCTACGTCGCAGAGAGGATAAGGGGGGTTCCCCTCCCTGAGGTGGATGTGGCTGCCGGTGAAGGATTCCACAACTACCCCTGCCTGGCGTCCATGGAAGCTGACCCTGTACTGGGGGATACCCACCTGCATGTTGCAGGTTACCTCACAAGGGAGGCCTTCAAGAGGGCTGCAGGTGTGCCGGGGGTTCATGCCCACGTGAACCCCAGGGAATGTCTGGGAGAGGATTGTGGCTTCCTCTGCATGGATGTCTGTCCCCTTGTCAGGTTATCCATGAATACCATAAGGAGGGGTGTGACTGCAGAGGTGGATCCCTTCTCCTGCGGTGCCTGTGAGAGGTGCGCCAGGGAGTGTCCCCAAGGGGCCATAGAAATGATAAACCCGCGGCCATGACGGGATCCACATGATAACACCATCAGGATGTAAAAAAGGAATAACACAGAGGAGAGGATAATCTGAAAGGCACAGAAAACCCTGAAGTTGATGAAAAGGTTACAGGTGAGGTTGTATTCATAGGTGCAGGTCCAGGAGACCCTGAACTCATA
Encoded proteins:
- a CDS encoding DUF166 family protein — translated: MRIIMVACGEYGARVVNTVAAHGLAPDIVAVFDYDDYSGEFLDDPSSLLPPEIPDADLTVAAGLFGDLNLVAAEIAVESGSKALIIESHAPGQLPEGLKSEISRMVESVVFPSPFCSLDTTGNPFIDSFASGFGKPEVDMDVKESVLAVRVKRSAPCGSTFYVAERIRGVPLPEVDVAAGEGFHNYPCLASMEADPVLGDTHLHVAGYLTREAFKRAAGVPGVHAHVNPRECLGEDCGFLCMDVCPLVRLSMNTIRRGVTAEVDPFSCGACERCARECPQGAIEMINPRP
- a CDS encoding TIGR00304 family protein — translated: MRGEILITAGVILIITGILLTFIGGALSASQTRDKGEVKAAGVVMIGPVPIIFGSDRNMAITGVVLALILMVVAYILFYR